A stretch of the Planktothricoides raciborskii GIHE-MW2 genome encodes the following:
- a CDS encoding CHAT domain-containing protein, whose translation MKPTSLWILLATISLGLNIGIHQSVARESMHNSIRENFRENFQSFFNASLEGEAQAEALYQQGNFHQTIQILENLANQYAALEDDFNQSRILRNLSLVYLENGELTKAENSVQQSLEIICQNINCAAPKLNANREYIQIFAQALEVKGKLEYYSGNAEDAQETWKKAVNLYDSLGDIQNSIRTKISQVQALRSLGLYRTALENLIAMEQVLAEEPDNLVKAQALQSLGEGLRVVRKLPESTKILEQSLAIAKKKSNQDMIAGVLISLGNNAEFNHDDDAALKFYQEATQTSDNPRVIIESQLNEMRVLIRQTKPNESLFNLTNNIKNTLEKLPKSQQKNYAQINFALQLIDLKNNQNITDKEQITKLSEIAELLAVSVQESRQLGDQRGEAYALGYLGHLYEQNEQWEEARTATREALLIAQAINADDIAYQWQWQTGRILRAQGEREKAIISYQASVKTLQSLRGDLVAMSSDAQFSFQETVEPVYREMVSLLLAPNQEVTQADLIIAREAIEALQLAELDNFFQDACLDTKPVQIDQVDPTAAVFYPIILPDRLEVIVTIPGQPLHRHSIPVAQEKVEETLLEMRNALTAPWRRRSVRYFLPFSQQLYDWLIRPFEADLAANQIKTLVFVLDGALRSSPISALYDGEKYLTEKYNIGLTPGLQLLPPQPIAQEELQALTAGLTEARQGFPALPGVAIEFDRIEQKINTNKLLNESFTEPNFRTIFQEVEFPIVHLGTHGEFSSNAEDTFVLTWDDRINANELDNLLRLEERQGATIELLILSACQTAVGDKRAALGLAGVAVRAGARSTLASLWYVSDEATAELMSQFYQELVTTNLTLGRRQTKAEALSAAQRAMIQNPEFSHPYYWAAFVLVGNWL comes from the coding sequence ATGAAACCTACTTCACTTTGGATTTTGTTGGCCACCATTTCTTTAGGGTTAAACATAGGAATCCATCAATCTGTAGCCAGAGAATCGATGCACAATTCGATTAGAGAAAATTTTAGAGAAAATTTTCAGAGTTTTTTCAACGCTTCACTGGAAGGAGAAGCCCAAGCCGAAGCTTTATATCAACAAGGTAATTTCCACCAAACAATTCAAATTTTAGAAAATTTAGCCAATCAATATGCGGCATTAGAAGACGATTTCAACCAAAGCAGAATTCTCCGTAATCTCAGCTTAGTTTATCTAGAAAATGGGGAATTGACTAAAGCCGAAAACTCAGTTCAGCAAAGCTTAGAAATTATTTGTCAAAATATTAATTGTGCAGCACCTAAGTTAAATGCCAATAGAGAATATATCCAAATTTTTGCTCAAGCCTTAGAGGTGAAGGGTAAACTAGAATACTATTCGGGAAATGCAGAAGATGCCCAAGAAACTTGGAAAAAAGCCGTTAATCTGTATGACAGCCTTGGAGATATTCAAAATTCGATTCGCACCAAAATTTCCCAAGTCCAAGCCCTGCGATCGCTCGGACTTTATCGCACAGCCCTGGAAAACTTAATCGCAATGGAACAAGTGTTAGCCGAAGAACCGGATAACTTAGTCAAAGCCCAAGCATTGCAAAGTTTAGGCGAAGGGCTCAGAGTAGTGAGAAAATTACCTGAATCCACAAAAATATTAGAGCAAAGTTTGGCGATCGCCAAAAAAAAATCCAATCAAGACATGATTGCTGGAGTGCTAATCAGCCTGGGAAATAACGCAGAATTCAACCACGATGATGACGCCGCATTAAAATTTTATCAAGAAGCGACTCAAACCTCTGATAACCCCAGAGTGATTATAGAATCTCAGCTAAATGAAATGCGCGTATTAATCCGCCAAACAAAACCTAATGAATCTCTATTTAATTTGACGAATAACATCAAAAATACTTTAGAAAAACTGCCAAAATCTCAACAAAAAAATTATGCTCAAATTAATTTTGCATTGCAGCTAATCGATCTAAAAAATAATCAAAATATCACTGATAAAGAACAAATCACTAAATTATCTGAAATTGCCGAACTATTAGCCGTCTCAGTTCAAGAATCTCGGCAGTTAGGGGATCAAAGAGGCGAAGCTTATGCCCTAGGATATTTGGGACATTTATATGAACAAAATGAGCAATGGGAAGAAGCCAGAACCGCCACCAGAGAAGCCTTGCTCATTGCTCAAGCCATTAATGCCGATGATATTGCCTATCAATGGCAATGGCAAACAGGCCGAATTCTCCGCGCCCAAGGAGAACGGGAAAAAGCGATCATCTCTTATCAAGCGTCTGTCAAAACCTTGCAATCTTTGCGCGGCGATTTAGTGGCCATGAGTTCCGACGCCCAATTCTCATTTCAAGAAACCGTTGAACCTGTTTACCGAGAAATGGTCAGCTTATTATTAGCCCCGAATCAAGAGGTGACACAGGCTGACTTAATCATTGCTCGTGAAGCGATTGAAGCGTTACAACTGGCCGAACTTGATAACTTCTTTCAAGATGCTTGCTTAGATACAAAACCTGTACAAATTGACCAAGTAGACCCAACCGCTGCGGTATTCTATCCGATTATTTTGCCCGATCGCCTAGAAGTGATTGTCACCATTCCCGGACAACCCTTACACCGTCACAGCATCCCAGTTGCCCAAGAAAAAGTGGAAGAGACCCTCCTAGAAATGCGGAACGCCCTCACCGCCCCTTGGCGACGGCGCAGCGTCCGTTACTTTCTCCCCTTCTCCCAGCAACTCTATGACTGGTTAATTCGGCCCTTTGAAGCCGACCTAGCCGCCAACCAAATCAAAACCCTAGTCTTCGTCTTAGACGGCGCCTTGCGTAGCAGCCCGATCTCCGCCCTTTATGACGGAGAAAAATATCTCACGGAAAAATACAACATTGGTCTGACTCCGGGTCTACAACTCCTTCCCCCCCAACCCATTGCCCAAGAAGAACTCCAAGCCCTCACTGCCGGACTCACCGAAGCCCGCCAAGGCTTCCCAGCCCTGCCTGGAGTGGCGATCGAATTTGACCGGATCGAGCAAAAAATCAACACCAATAAACTCCTGAATGAATCCTTCACCGAACCGAATTTTAGAACCATCTTCCAGGAAGTTGAATTTCCCATCGTTCACCTCGGCACTCATGGGGAATTTTCCTCCAACGCCGAAGACACCTTTGTCCTCACCTGGGACGATCGCATCAACGCCAACGAACTAGACAACCTCCTGCGCTTAGAAGAACGCCAAGGAGCCACCATTGAATTACTCATTCTCAGTGCTTGTCAGACCGCCGTGGGAGACAAACGCGCTGCCCTAGGACTCGCGGGAGTTGCCGTCCGCGCCGGAGCCCGCAGCACCCTAGCATCCCTGTGGTATGTCAGCGACGAAGCCACCGCCGAACTAATGAGTCAATTTTATCAAGAACTCGTCACCACAAATCTCACATTAGGCCGTCGTCAAACCAAAGCCGAAGCCCTCAGTGCCGCACAACGAGCCATGATTCAAAATCCAGAATTTTCTCATCCCTACTACTGGGCGGCTTTTGTTTTAGTGGGAAATTGGTTGTAG
- a CDS encoding NUDIX domain-containing protein, with amino-acid sequence MQFKNRQNWCIEHDDKVYWISRSVTVLPVVLFVLSGDERQRIFVPLGKRGKDLPDEVGKWGLPGGYLDWDETATEAVIRETYEELGLNLLEIRDRCDKFHGSFDHPYLVKSLPRGKQNVTLLFALMFWVDSLPELSPQVSSGEVEEVKWVDLATALQTDLAFQHHIVIRDCLQEQLAIDFDGF; translated from the coding sequence ATGCAATTTAAGAATCGTCAAAATTGGTGTATCGAACACGATGATAAAGTTTACTGGATTAGCCGCAGTGTAACGGTGTTGCCAGTGGTATTATTTGTGCTGTCTGGGGATGAAAGACAGCGCATTTTTGTCCCTTTAGGCAAACGGGGGAAAGATTTACCCGATGAAGTGGGTAAGTGGGGTCTTCCTGGGGGCTATCTGGATTGGGATGAAACCGCAACGGAGGCGGTGATTCGAGAAACTTATGAAGAGTTGGGGCTAAATTTACTGGAAATTCGCGATCGCTGTGACAAGTTTCACGGGAGTTTTGATCACCCTTATTTGGTTAAAAGTCTCCCCAGAGGGAAACAAAATGTCACGCTTTTATTTGCCCTGATGTTTTGGGTGGATAGTTTACCGGAACTGTCACCGCAAGTTTCATCCGGGGAGGTGGAAGAGGTGAAATGGGTTGATTTAGCAACCGCCTTGCAAACTGATTTGGCTTTTCAACATCATATCGTGATTCGCGATTGTTTGCAAGAGCAATTGGCGATAGATTTTGATGGATTTTGA